GGAAATCGATCGCGGTGGTGGCGAACTGATAAAACTAGAACGCATCGATCTTAAAGATCGCGATCGCCGTTTGGAATCGGTACAAATTGATGTGGCGTGTAACTGGCACAATCTGTTGTGTGGCGAAAAAGGTGTAGCGCGAGTATTTGGACCTCAAAAAGGTGCTTCACCAGAAACTGTGGAGCAGCTAGCCGCAGCACTCGATAATTATGCTGCTATTATCGAACGCGACATGGGTATAGACGTGCGAGAAATGCCCGGAAGTGGCGCTTCTGGTGGCTTGGGTACGGGCTTGTATGCTTTATTAGGGGCAAAATTGCATCCTCGCTATGACATTGTGATGCAATATCTCCACCTCGATCGCTTATTAGAAGATGCCGATCTGGTGATTACAGCGGAGGGAAGTATTGACTTTCAAACTCCACGCGGCAAAATTCCGGCAGAAGTGGCACAAAGAGCCAAGAAATATCAGCTACCAGTTATTGCCCTTGCCGGAACTATCGGGCGTGATGCTGAGGTGAATTTCAATTGCGGCATCGACTCCTTTGAAAGCATTCTCGATGCACCTTGTAGTTTAGGAGATGCGATCGCCAATGCTCCAGAACTCGTTACTAAGGCTGCCGAACGGGTTGTCCGCTCTGTTTTAGTAGGACAGAAATTAGCAACTGGAAGTTAGAAAATAGCGGGGGGAACTGAGGAAGCTGA
This window of the Chroococcidiopsis thermalis PCC 7203 genome carries:
- a CDS encoding glycerate kinase gives rise to the protein MSLRILIAPSGFKESLEADEVADCIETGILRVLPDATIHKAPLVDGGEGFTKALVTVTGGTLHHLTVAGPVGQPVDSYFGFLGNTQTKTAVLEMAAAAGLRLVPHHERNPLVTTTYGVGELIKAALDAGAERILVGCGDSGTNDGGAGMAQALGVRLLDADGKEIDRGGGELIKLERIDLKDRDRRLESVQIDVACNWHNLLCGEKGVARVFGPQKGASPETVEQLAAALDNYAAIIERDMGIDVREMPGSGASGGLGTGLYALLGAKLHPRYDIVMQYLHLDRLLEDADLVITAEGSIDFQTPRGKIPAEVAQRAKKYQLPVIALAGTIGRDAEVNFNCGIDSFESILDAPCSLGDAIANAPELVTKAAERVVRSVLVGQKLATGS